In a single window of the Streptomyces sp. NBC_00094 genome:
- a CDS encoding NADH:flavin oxidoreductase/NADH oxidase, which yields MSVALFQPYSLRSLTVPNRVWMAPMCQYSAEMTGPNAGVAGDWHFAHYASRATGGTGLILVEATAVAPEGRISPADLGLWNDAQTEGLRRIAGFLKEHGTVPGIQIGHAGRKASTKRPWEGRGPVPPGGPGWQPVAPSAAEFAEGYPVPTELTVERIREITGQFAAAARRALDAGFEVVEVHGAHGYLIGEFLSPHSNHRTDEYGGSFENRTRLALEVVDAVRAVWPEELPVFFRISATDWLEEQGWTIDETVRFAALLREHGVDLLDVSSGGNGGPAEIPVGPGYQVPFAARVKAETGLPVAAVGLITESEQAEKILANGEADAVLLGRELLRDASWARRAARELGAETHAPAPYAWAI from the coding sequence ATGAGCGTTGCCCTGTTCCAGCCCTACTCCCTGCGTTCGCTGACCGTGCCCAACCGGGTCTGGATGGCGCCCATGTGCCAGTACTCGGCCGAGATGACCGGGCCGAACGCGGGTGTGGCCGGCGACTGGCACTTCGCGCACTACGCCTCGCGGGCCACCGGCGGCACCGGGCTCATCCTCGTCGAGGCCACCGCCGTCGCCCCCGAGGGCCGGATCAGCCCGGCGGACCTCGGACTGTGGAACGACGCCCAGACGGAGGGGCTGCGGCGGATCGCCGGCTTCCTCAAGGAGCACGGCACCGTGCCCGGCATCCAGATCGGTCACGCCGGGCGCAAGGCCTCGACCAAGCGCCCCTGGGAGGGCCGCGGCCCCGTACCGCCCGGCGGGCCCGGCTGGCAGCCGGTCGCCCCCAGCGCGGCGGAGTTCGCCGAGGGGTACCCGGTGCCGACCGAGCTGACCGTGGAGCGCATCCGGGAGATCACCGGACAGTTCGCGGCCGCCGCCCGCCGCGCGCTGGACGCGGGCTTCGAGGTCGTCGAGGTGCACGGCGCCCACGGCTACCTCATCGGCGAGTTCCTCTCCCCGCACAGCAACCACCGCACGGACGAGTACGGCGGCTCCTTCGAGAACCGGACCCGGCTCGCCCTGGAGGTCGTCGACGCGGTGCGGGCCGTGTGGCCCGAGGAGCTCCCCGTCTTCTTCCGGATCTCCGCCACCGACTGGCTGGAGGAGCAGGGCTGGACGATCGACGAGACCGTGCGGTTCGCCGCGCTGCTCCGCGAGCACGGCGTCGACCTCCTCGACGTCTCCAGCGGCGGCAACGGCGGACCGGCGGAGATCCCCGTGGGTCCCGGCTACCAGGTGCCGTTCGCTGCTCGGGTCAAGGCCGAGACCGGGCTGCCGGTGGCCGCCGTGGGCCTGATCACCGAGAGCGAGCAGGCCGAGAAGATCCTCGCCAACGGCGAGGCCGACGCGGTCCTCCTCGGCCGTGAGCTGCTCCGCGACGCCTCCTGGGCCCGCCGCGCGGCCCGCGAGCTCGGCGCGGAGACCCACGCCCCGGCACCGTACGCCTGGGCGATCTGA
- a CDS encoding N-acetylglucosamine kinase, with product MVSVNDPSDGLVVGVDSGGSGLRIALAEATSGTVLGTVASREPVRTGPGGISATHFLEQVLPAVTDLRERLAPEVTRRVLAVAVGAAGMATLGDELRAELPGAFAGAWGVRRLALAADAVTAYAGALGQRPGAVVAGGTGMIALGTDLSTWRRADGWGHLLGDCGSGAWIGRAGLEAAMRAYDGRRGGSAALLAGAEKLFGPVAGLPGALYPRTDRPAVLASFAPEVGSCAAAGDPVAAGILARAADHVADAAEAVCPAGSGALVALTGGLFKMGDPLLVPLRAALGERIPHARTVAPAGDPSAGAVTLASALATGTMRLPEDPSLLRLFGDGTPEETASAQVGGGAAGPDEPRGGAETGHRGTDGMRPHLTEQRGGRNQ from the coding sequence GTGGTCTCCGTGAACGATCCTTCCGACGGCCTGGTCGTCGGCGTCGACTCCGGTGGTTCAGGGCTGCGGATCGCCCTGGCCGAGGCGACGAGCGGCACCGTCCTCGGCACCGTCGCCTCCCGGGAACCGGTGCGGACCGGGCCGGGCGGGATCTCCGCCACCCACTTCCTGGAGCAGGTCCTACCGGCCGTCACCGACCTGCGGGAGCGCCTCGCGCCGGAGGTCACGCGGCGGGTGCTCGCGGTGGCCGTGGGTGCCGCCGGGATGGCGACGCTCGGAGACGAACTGCGGGCCGAGCTGCCCGGCGCCTTCGCCGGGGCGTGGGGCGTGCGGCGGCTCGCGCTCGCGGCCGACGCCGTCACCGCGTACGCCGGCGCACTCGGGCAGCGGCCCGGCGCGGTCGTCGCGGGCGGCACGGGGATGATCGCGCTCGGTACGGATCTGTCGACCTGGCGCCGGGCCGACGGCTGGGGACACCTCCTCGGCGACTGCGGCAGCGGCGCCTGGATCGGCCGGGCGGGGCTGGAGGCGGCGATGCGCGCGTACGACGGGCGGCGGGGCGGCTCGGCGGCGCTCCTGGCCGGGGCCGAGAAGCTGTTCGGCCCCGTGGCGGGGCTGCCGGGCGCGCTCTACCCCCGTACGGACCGGCCCGCGGTGCTCGCCTCCTTCGCCCCCGAGGTGGGGAGCTGCGCCGCGGCAGGGGACCCCGTGGCGGCCGGGATCCTCGCGCGGGCCGCCGACCATGTCGCGGACGCCGCCGAGGCCGTGTGCCCGGCGGGCTCCGGGGCCCTGGTGGCCCTGACGGGCGGCCTCTTCAAGATGGGCGACCCCCTCCTCGTACCCCTCCGGGCGGCGCTCGGGGAGCGGATTCCGCATGCCCGGACCGTGGCGCCGGCGGGCGATCCGTCGGCCGGGGCGGTCACCCTCGCATCGGCGCTGGCCACCGGCACGATGCGGCTGCCGGAGGACCCGTCGCTGCTCCGCCTGTTCGGCGACGGAACGCCGGAAGAGACGGCATCCGCCCAGGTCGGGGGTGGTGCAGCGGGCCCCGACGAACCACGCGGGGGCGCGGAGACCGGACATAGGGGGACAGACGGCATGCGACCGCACCTCACCGAACAACGTGGCGGGCGAAACCAGTAA
- a CDS encoding GNAT family N-acetyltransferase: METATSQDTGRIDYREAVLDDVPVLVPLVESAYRGDASRGGWTTEADILQGQRTDPEGVAAVITTPGSRLLVVERDGEVVACCQLEHRGEAAYFGMFAVRPELQGAGLGKRIIEEAERRVRELWDVREMHMTVISVREELIAWYERRGYRRTGRMTPFPYGDERFGVPQRDDLQFELLIKLLVTPLD; this comes from the coding sequence ATGGAGACCGCCACGTCCCAGGACACCGGCCGGATCGACTACCGGGAGGCGGTCCTGGACGACGTCCCCGTCCTCGTCCCGCTCGTCGAGTCGGCCTACCGGGGCGACGCCAGCCGGGGCGGCTGGACCACCGAGGCGGACATCCTCCAGGGGCAGCGCACCGACCCCGAGGGCGTGGCCGCGGTCATCACCACTCCGGGCAGCCGCCTCCTGGTCGTCGAGCGCGACGGGGAGGTCGTCGCCTGCTGCCAGCTGGAGCACCGGGGCGAGGCCGCCTACTTCGGAATGTTCGCGGTCCGTCCCGAGCTGCAGGGCGCGGGCCTGGGCAAGCGGATCATCGAGGAGGCCGAGCGGCGGGTGCGCGAGCTGTGGGACGTCCGCGAGATGCACATGACCGTGATCTCCGTGCGCGAGGAGCTCATCGCCTGGTACGAGCGGCGCGGCTACCGGCGTACGGGGCGGATGACCCCCTTCCCGTACGGGGACGAGCGCTTCGGGGTGCCGCAGCGTGACGATCTGCAGTTCGAGCTGCTGATCAAGCTGCTGGTCACGCCGCTCGACTGA
- a CDS encoding DUF5134 domain-containing protein, whose translation MHGGGLSGWLLVALCAATGVYCLLRMRACDGAERQAAGGEAVMGFGMAAMALPAAVLTPPGWSWAVYAAVFGGTALFALAGAARGFLVDQAGSGRHDGHRPDHLHHLVGSLAMFYMALAMATPAGEGVRAAQGAHGGHAAGAVGGIPVLTGGLLLYYVVYVLRSGARLVPVPAPSPVPAGGPGMTAGGPGAGWATRPELTLVCRLSMALAMVAMLVTL comes from the coding sequence GTGCACGGAGGGGGCCTGTCCGGGTGGCTGCTGGTCGCGCTCTGCGCGGCCACGGGCGTGTACTGCCTGCTGCGCATGCGCGCGTGCGACGGGGCGGAGCGACAGGCGGCGGGCGGTGAGGCGGTGATGGGGTTCGGCATGGCCGCCATGGCTCTGCCCGCGGCGGTCCTGACGCCGCCTGGATGGAGCTGGGCCGTGTACGCGGCGGTGTTCGGCGGGACGGCGCTGTTCGCCTTGGCGGGGGCCGCCAGGGGGTTTCTTGTCGATCAGGCCGGGTCAGGGAGGCACGACGGTCACCGGCCGGACCATCTGCACCATCTCGTCGGCTCGCTCGCGATGTTCTACATGGCGCTGGCGATGGCGACGCCTGCCGGAGAGGGGGTACGAGCGGCTCAGGGGGCGCATGGGGGGCACGCGGCCGGCGCGGTGGGCGGCATACCCGTGCTGACGGGCGGACTGCTCCTCTACTACGTCGTGTACGTGCTCCGCTCGGGGGCGCGGCTGGTGCCGGTGCCGGCGCCGTCTCCCGTGCCGGCGGGTGGCCCCGGCATGACGGCGGGCGGCCCCGGGGCGGGTTGGGCGACCCGGCCCGAGCTGACGCTCGTGTGCCGCCTCTCGATGGCACTCGCGATGGTGGCGATGCTCGTGACGCTGTGA
- a CDS encoding M56 family metallopeptidase, whose protein sequence is MWVSLALLLLGVLTALVAPRLLARADWVEREPVVALWVWQCVVAAVLLSFALSMTFSASTAWQAVRGQLFAPAPRAVVDAYELGTTGPWSGVLAVTLACGGVWSGAMLGREIGQARARRRQRRCDLLVRAPLLPGEEPGTERLVVLEGERADVWWMAGATPRLVITTAALRRLKGRQLDAVLAHEQGHARARHDWLLHCSAALAGGFPGIPVFAAFREEMHRLVELAADDVASRRFGRLTIALALVELNEDRGVFGPGPAPDADLPQRVHRLLTATPRLTAGRRLRLTAAAALVPVVPVLVAFVPALTALG, encoded by the coding sequence ATGTGGGTCTCCCTCGCGCTGCTTCTGCTCGGCGTCCTGACCGCCCTCGTCGCCCCCCGGCTGCTCGCGCGGGCCGACTGGGTGGAGCGAGAACCCGTGGTGGCACTCTGGGTGTGGCAGTGCGTGGTGGCGGCGGTGCTGCTGAGCTTCGCGCTCTCGATGACCTTCAGCGCGTCGACGGCCTGGCAGGCCGTGCGGGGGCAACTCTTCGCGCCCGCGCCGCGCGCGGTGGTCGACGCGTACGAACTCGGCACGACCGGCCCGTGGTCGGGGGTGCTCGCCGTCACCCTGGCCTGCGGCGGGGTCTGGTCCGGGGCGATGCTCGGCCGGGAGATCGGCCAGGCGCGCGCCCGGCGCCGACAGCGCCGCTGCGATCTCCTCGTGCGCGCCCCGCTGTTGCCCGGGGAGGAGCCCGGCACCGAGCGGCTCGTCGTCCTGGAGGGTGAGCGGGCGGACGTCTGGTGGATGGCGGGGGCCACGCCCCGGCTCGTCATCACCACGGCCGCGCTGCGGCGCCTGAAGGGCCGGCAGCTGGACGCGGTCCTGGCGCACGAGCAGGGGCACGCCCGGGCCCGGCACGACTGGCTGCTGCACTGTTCGGCGGCGCTGGCGGGCGGGTTCCCGGGGATCCCGGTCTTCGCGGCCTTCCGCGAGGAGATGCACCGGCTGGTGGAGCTGGCCGCCGACGACGTGGCCTCGCGCCGCTTCGGGCGGCTGACGATCGCCCTGGCGCTCGTCGAACTGAACGAGGACCGGGGCGTGTTCGGCCCCGGCCCGGCGCCGGACGCGGATCTGCCGCAGCGCGTGCACCGGCTCCTGACCGCAACACCCCGGCTCACGGCGGGGCGCCGGCTGCGACTGACGGCCGCCGCGGCCCTGGTGCCCGTGGTCCCGGTCCTCGTGGCCTTCGTCCCGGCGCTCACCGCGCTGGGCTAG
- a CDS encoding phosphatase PAP2 family protein, producing MRSSAVVSGVLFLVLLVLVAVGWSPLLSLDRSVAEALHRDAVARPGVTGFNRFLSDWVWDPWTMRALAAVTVGLLWWRRERRAALWVAGTSLVSVGLQQGLKSLVGRERPQWPDPVDSAQFAAFPSGHAMTAMVTCGLILWVLALHWREEWRGWGVLACAAVVSVLGVGWTRVYLGVHWASDVLGGWLLGWCCVAVAVLTYRWSERNGGTGGEGRGRPDETSPAPGAAGRRMGDTR from the coding sequence ATGCGCTCCTCCGCCGTGGTCTCCGGAGTCCTGTTCCTCGTACTCCTCGTGCTGGTCGCGGTGGGGTGGTCCCCCCTGCTCTCGCTCGACCGGTCCGTCGCGGAGGCGCTGCACCGCGACGCCGTCGCCCGCCCCGGCGTCACCGGGTTCAACCGCTTCCTCAGCGACTGGGTGTGGGATCCCTGGACGATGCGCGCCCTGGCCGCCGTGACCGTGGGGCTCCTGTGGTGGCGGCGGGAGCGACGCGCGGCCCTCTGGGTCGCCGGCACGAGCCTGGTGTCCGTGGGGCTGCAGCAGGGGCTCAAGTCGCTGGTGGGGCGGGAGCGGCCGCAGTGGCCCGACCCGGTCGACTCGGCGCAGTTCGCGGCCTTCCCCTCCGGCCACGCGATGACGGCGATGGTGACCTGCGGGCTGATCCTCTGGGTACTCGCGCTGCACTGGCGGGAGGAGTGGCGCGGCTGGGGCGTCCTCGCGTGCGCGGCGGTCGTGTCCGTGCTGGGGGTGGGCTGGACGCGGGTCTACCTGGGTGTGCACTGGGCCTCGGACGTCCTCGGCGGCTGGCTGCTCGGCTGGTGCTGCGTGGCCGTGGCCGTGCTCACGTACCGGTGGAGCGAGCGGAACGGCGGGACGGGCGGCGAGGGGCGCGGCCGGCCGGACGAAACCTCGCCGGCCCCCGGGGCCGCCGGGAGGAGAATGGGAGACACACGGTGA
- a CDS encoding uracil-DNA glycosylase: MTARPLNELVEPGWAEALRPVAGRVAEMGDFLRAEIAAGRTYLPSGANVLRAFQQPFDEVRVLIVGQDPYPTPGMAIGLSFAVAPEVRSLPGSLENIFRELDTDLGLPRPSNGDLTPWTRQGVLLLNRALTTAPRKPAAHRGKGWEEVTEQAIRALAARGKPLVSILWGRDARNARPLLGDLPAIESAHPSPMSADRGFFGSRPFSRANELLLNQGAQPVDWRLP, translated from the coding sequence GTGACAGCGCGACCGTTGAACGAACTGGTGGAGCCCGGCTGGGCGGAGGCCCTGCGCCCCGTCGCGGGGCGTGTGGCGGAGATGGGCGACTTCCTGCGCGCGGAGATCGCCGCGGGTCGGACGTACCTGCCGTCCGGGGCGAACGTGCTGCGGGCCTTCCAGCAGCCCTTCGACGAGGTGCGGGTCCTGATCGTGGGTCAGGACCCCTATCCGACACCGGGAATGGCGATCGGGCTGAGCTTCGCCGTCGCGCCCGAGGTCCGCTCGCTGCCGGGGAGCCTGGAGAACATCTTCCGCGAGCTCGATACCGACCTCGGCCTGCCCCGGCCGTCGAACGGCGACCTGACACCGTGGACCCGCCAGGGCGTCCTGCTCCTGAACAGGGCCCTGACCACGGCCCCGCGCAAGCCGGCCGCCCACCGCGGCAAGGGCTGGGAAGAGGTCACCGAGCAGGCCATCCGCGCCCTCGCCGCCCGTGGCAAGCCCCTGGTGTCGATCCTGTGGGGCAGGGACGCGCGCAATGCCCGTCCGCTCCTCGGCGACCTGCCCGCGATCGAGTCGGCGCACCCGTCCCCGATGTCCGCGGACCGTGGCTTCTTCGGTTCCCGTCCGTTCAGCCGTGCCAACGAACTGCTCCTGAACCAGGGCGCCCAGCCCGTGGACTGGCGCCTGCCCTGA
- a CDS encoding helix-turn-helix transcriptional regulator, whose protein sequence is MTTATSPRALEHPTRDQIGLEGVLHALSDAVRLRIVRDMAREDEALSCSYFDLPVTKSTTTHHFRVLRESGVIQQMYRGTAKLNALRRDDLDALFPGLLDTVLAAAQAQADRRDGAEEA, encoded by the coding sequence ATGACGACCGCCACCAGCCCTCGCGCCCTCGAACACCCCACGCGGGACCAGATCGGTCTCGAAGGGGTGCTCCACGCGCTCTCGGACGCCGTGCGGCTGCGCATCGTGCGGGACATGGCGCGTGAGGACGAGGCACTGAGCTGCTCGTACTTCGACCTCCCGGTCACCAAGTCCACGACGACGCACCACTTCCGGGTCCTGCGCGAGAGTGGTGTCATCCAGCAGATGTACCGCGGCACGGCCAAGCTCAACGCGCTGCGCAGGGACGACCTGGACGCCCTCTTCCCCGGCCTCCTGGACACCGTCCTGGCGGCGGCCCAGGCCCAGGCCGACCGCCGGGACGGCGCCGAAGAGGCATAG
- a CDS encoding TetR/AcrR family transcriptional regulator gives MSPRSPSVNEELRRRSRERILQATVELVSTRGYEATTLGDIAERAGSARGLISYYFPGKRQLLQSAVHRLMHLTLEEALEREPRTEDGRERLARAIDAILGLAVERPTLMRTHMAGILQAEGFVQCPEQQRLAFLLRDTVTRYGSEDVDTDYPLLRALLMGAVVAVLLPGAPMPMARLRWELFQRYGLDWEQGAPPDGGPPDGAPVPRLDQSSRSK, from the coding sequence ATGTCCCCGCGTAGCCCATCGGTCAATGAAGAGCTCAGACGTCGCTCACGTGAGCGGATTCTGCAGGCCACGGTGGAACTGGTGTCGACACGTGGTTACGAGGCGACCACGCTGGGCGACATCGCGGAACGGGCGGGCTCGGCACGCGGACTGATCTCGTACTACTTCCCCGGGAAGCGGCAGCTGTTGCAGTCGGCGGTGCACCGGCTGATGCACCTCACTCTGGAGGAGGCGCTGGAGCGGGAGCCGCGCACGGAGGACGGCCGCGAGCGGCTGGCCAGGGCGATCGACGCGATCCTGGGTCTCGCCGTGGAGCGCCCCACCCTGATGCGGACCCACATGGCGGGAATCCTGCAGGCCGAGGGGTTCGTGCAGTGCCCGGAGCAGCAGCGACTCGCCTTCCTGCTGCGGGACACGGTCACCCGTTACGGCTCCGAGGACGTGGACACGGACTATCCGCTGCTGCGCGCGTTGCTGATGGGCGCGGTGGTCGCGGTGCTGCTGCCGGGAGCCCCGATGCCGATGGCGCGGCTGCGGTGGGAGCTCTTCCAGCGGTACGGGCTGGACTGGGAGCAGGGCGCGCCGCCGGACGGAGGTCCGCCCGACGGCGCGCCGGTGCCGCGGCTCGATCAGTCGTCGAGGTCGAAGTAG
- a CDS encoding DUF305 domain-containing protein: MLIRRQRAVVAVALSAVAVLALGACESGSGTAAPEARATGSGSVVAPGKPGEPARRISPEEAARLLPDETPNSADFRYAQMMVVHHRQALTMTELAPQRAGSTQVKKVAERISAAQLPEITAMEGWLKNNGGPREQSGHDDHSMPGMATEAQLKELRNAKGAAFDTLFLKLMITHHEGAVTMAVEALSEGNNVLVEEMANDVIAQQTSEIYRMKAL; encoded by the coding sequence TTGTTGATCCGCCGTCAGCGAGCCGTCGTCGCCGTGGCCCTGTCCGCCGTGGCCGTACTCGCCCTGGGCGCCTGCGAGTCGGGATCCGGCACCGCCGCCCCGGAGGCCCGGGCCACGGGCTCGGGTTCGGTGGTGGCGCCCGGGAAGCCCGGCGAGCCCGCCCGGCGGATATCGCCCGAGGAAGCCGCCAGGCTGCTCCCCGACGAGACCCCGAACAGCGCCGACTTCCGGTACGCGCAGATGATGGTCGTCCACCACCGCCAGGCCCTGACCATGACGGAACTCGCCCCCCAGCGGGCCGGATCCACGCAGGTCAAGAAGGTGGCCGAGCGGATCTCGGCCGCGCAGTTGCCCGAGATCACCGCGATGGAGGGCTGGCTGAAGAACAACGGCGGACCGCGCGAACAGAGCGGTCACGACGATCACTCGATGCCGGGCATGGCGACCGAGGCCCAGCTGAAGGAGTTGCGGAACGCGAAGGGCGCGGCCTTCGACACGCTGTTCCTGAAGCTCATGATCACGCACCACGAGGGGGCCGTGACGATGGCCGTCGAGGCGCTGAGCGAGGGCAACAACGTCCTCGTCGAGGAGATGGCCAACGACGTGATCGCCCAGCAGACCTCGGAGATCTACCGCATGAAGGCGCTCTAG
- a CDS encoding LVIVD repeat-containing protein has product MLAAGPSAATPDPGDALTRGTVSAEQAAEARSAIQSGEIPGVDEIVHSQNIEHLANVPKDALKSLNTDLAFQGKYAFAGNYDGFRIFDISDPKAPKTVAQVLCPGSQNDISVSGNLLFLSTDSSRSDNSCASTTQPASVKESWEGMKIFDISDITNPKYVAAVETACGSHTHTLLPKGKNVYVYVSSYSPNAAFPDCQPPHDGISVIKVPRKAPEQAAIVNFPVLFPGEGPNGGGNPGGPTNPGVSKTTGCHDITVLPTKNLAAGACMGDGILFDIKDPEHPRVIEQVQDNVNFAFWHSATFNQTANKVVFTDELGGGSGATCNAVVGPNRGANGIYDIVGKGDDRKLVFRSYFKIQRHQADTENCVAHNGSLIPVKGKDLMVQAWYQGGVSVWDFTDSSQPKEIGFFERGPVSATAISTAGSWSAYYYNGYIYSNDIAKGFDVLKLSDRRTDPAKRIRMDQLNVQTQPDYFDLDD; this is encoded by the coding sequence ATGCTCGCGGCCGGCCCCTCGGCCGCCACCCCCGATCCCGGAGACGCCCTCACCCGCGGCACGGTCTCGGCAGAGCAGGCCGCAGAGGCGCGATCCGCCATCCAGAGCGGTGAGATACCCGGCGTGGACGAGATCGTCCACAGCCAGAACATCGAGCACCTCGCGAACGTCCCGAAGGACGCTCTCAAGAGCCTCAACACGGACCTCGCCTTCCAGGGCAAGTACGCCTTCGCCGGAAACTACGACGGCTTCCGGATCTTCGACATCAGCGACCCGAAGGCCCCGAAGACGGTCGCCCAGGTGCTCTGCCCCGGCAGTCAGAACGACATCTCCGTCTCCGGGAACCTCCTGTTCCTCTCCACCGACTCCTCCCGCAGCGACAACTCGTGCGCCAGCACGACGCAGCCCGCCTCGGTGAAGGAATCCTGGGAGGGCATGAAGATCTTCGACATCAGCGACATCACGAACCCGAAGTACGTCGCCGCCGTCGAGACCGCCTGTGGCTCGCACACCCACACGCTCCTGCCGAAGGGCAAGAACGTGTACGTGTACGTCTCCTCGTACTCGCCCAACGCGGCCTTCCCGGACTGCCAGCCGCCGCACGACGGCATCTCGGTCATCAAGGTGCCCCGCAAGGCGCCCGAGCAGGCCGCGATCGTCAACTTCCCCGTCCTCTTCCCGGGCGAGGGCCCGAACGGCGGCGGCAACCCGGGCGGACCCACCAACCCGGGCGTCTCCAAGACCACCGGCTGCCACGACATCACCGTGCTGCCGACGAAGAACCTCGCCGCCGGTGCCTGCATGGGTGACGGCATCCTCTTCGACATCAAGGACCCCGAGCACCCGAGGGTGATCGAGCAGGTCCAGGACAACGTCAACTTCGCCTTCTGGCACTCGGCGACCTTCAACCAGACGGCGAACAAGGTCGTCTTCACCGACGAGCTCGGCGGCGGCAGCGGCGCCACCTGCAACGCCGTGGTCGGCCCGAACCGGGGCGCCAACGGCATCTACGACATCGTCGGCAAGGGTGACGACCGCAAGCTCGTCTTCCGCAGCTACTTCAAGATCCAGCGCCACCAGGCCGACACCGAGAACTGTGTCGCCCACAACGGCTCGCTGATCCCGGTCAAGGGCAAGGACCTCATGGTCCAGGCCTGGTACCAGGGTGGCGTCTCCGTCTGGGACTTCACCGACTCCTCCCAGCCGAAGGAGATCGGCTTCTTCGAGCGCGGCCCGGTCTCGGCCACCGCGATCTCCACGGCCGGCTCGTGGTCCGCGTACTACTACAACGGCTACATCTACTCGAACGACATCGCCAAGGGCTTCGACGTCCTGAAGCTCTCCGACCGCCGTACCGACCCCGCGAAGCGGATCCGGATGGACCAGCTCAACGTCCAGACGCAGCCGGACTACTTCGACCTCGACGACTGA
- a CDS encoding exo-alpha-sialidase translates to MPDVLLTVGTRKGLFIGHRHDGRWEFDDPAFPAQAVYSVAIDTRRPTPRLLVGGDSAHWGPSVFHSDDLGRSWTEPARPAVKFPEDTGASLERVWQLHPAPGHSPDVVYAGTEPAALFRSADGGESFELVRPLWEHPTRSQWVPGGGGEAVHTVVTDPRDPEAITVAVSTAGVFRSRDGGAAWAPSNQGVSAVFLPDPHPEFGQCVHKIAQDAADKDRLYLQNHWGVFRSDDAGGSWSDIGSGLPSDFGFAVAAHPHRPDTAYVFPITADSDRVPAGRRCRVYRTVDAGVTWEPLTRGLPEGDHYGTVLRDALCTDDADPAGVYFGNRNGEVYASADDGDSWHLLAEHLPDVLCVRAAVI, encoded by the coding sequence ATGCCCGACGTACTCCTCACCGTAGGCACCCGCAAGGGGCTCTTCATCGGCCACAGGCACGACGGCCGTTGGGAGTTCGACGATCCGGCCTTCCCCGCACAGGCCGTCTACTCGGTCGCGATCGACACGCGGCGGCCGACTCCGCGCCTGCTCGTGGGCGGGGACAGCGCCCACTGGGGGCCGTCCGTCTTCCACTCCGACGACCTCGGCCGGAGCTGGACCGAGCCGGCGCGGCCGGCGGTGAAGTTCCCTGAGGACACCGGCGCCTCGCTCGAGCGCGTCTGGCAGCTGCACCCCGCGCCCGGGCACTCCCCCGACGTCGTGTACGCGGGGACGGAGCCGGCGGCGCTGTTCCGCTCGGCGGACGGCGGGGAGTCCTTCGAGCTCGTGCGCCCGCTCTGGGAGCACCCCACCCGCTCCCAGTGGGTGCCCGGCGGAGGTGGCGAGGCCGTCCACACCGTCGTCACCGATCCCCGCGACCCGGAGGCGATCACCGTCGCGGTGTCGACCGCCGGGGTGTTCCGCTCCCGGGACGGCGGGGCCGCGTGGGCGCCCTCCAACCAGGGCGTGTCCGCGGTGTTCCTGCCCGATCCGCACCCCGAGTTCGGGCAGTGTGTGCACAAGATCGCCCAGGACGCCGCCGACAAGGACCGGTTGTACCTCCAGAACCACTGGGGTGTGTTCCGCAGTGACGACGCGGGCGGCAGCTGGTCGGACATCGGCTCCGGGCTCCCCTCCGACTTCGGCTTCGCCGTCGCCGCCCACCCGCATCGCCCGGACACCGCCTACGTCTTCCCCATCACGGCCGACTCCGACCGCGTCCCGGCCGGTCGCCGCTGCCGCGTCTACCGGACCGTCGACGCCGGGGTCACCTGGGAACCGCTGACCCGGGGACTGCCCGAGGGCGACCACTACGGCACCGTGCTGCGGGACGCGCTCTGCACGGACGACGCGGACCCGGCGGGCGTCTACTTCGGCAACCGCAACGGCGAGGTGTACGCGAGTGCCGACGACGGGGACAGCTGGCACCTCCTGGCGGAGCACCTTCCGGACGTCCTGTGCGTGCGGGCCGCGGTGATCTGA